A window of the Dyadobacter pollutisoli genome harbors these coding sequences:
- a CDS encoding lactonase family protein, with amino-acid sequence MKQTILTFVCLLTAIMTFAQTSKTKEILYIGTYTQKGEGIYVYEFDRSDYSFKELQVITSKTSPSFLEFHPNKKYLYAANEGNNTVSAYAIDPATAKLTALNAQPSLGKGPCHVSVDPKGRFLYVSNYGSGQLGVYLLNADGTIGAAADSIQDKGNPSQKPHMHSVIPSADGKFIYASDLGIDKIMVYSVDQKTGKLTPGAVPYAEVKAGDGPRHFAIHPNGNFGYSACELASVVNSFSIVKGSGALVPLERVTMLPGDFTGKSYAADIHFSPDGKFLYASNRGHESLAIYGVNAKTGKLTVAGHAETHGKHPRNFLVDQKGEFVIATNRDNDNVVFFKRNSSTGQLTYTGKEISIPTPVCVKQLFLN; translated from the coding sequence ATGAAACAAACCATTCTTACATTTGTCTGCTTACTGACCGCAATCATGACTTTTGCACAAACATCCAAAACCAAAGAAATCTTATACATAGGCACTTACACGCAAAAAGGTGAGGGCATATATGTATACGAGTTCGACCGTAGTGATTACTCATTCAAGGAATTACAGGTAATCACAAGTAAAACCAGCCCGTCATTTCTGGAATTTCATCCGAACAAAAAGTATTTGTACGCTGCCAATGAAGGCAACAATACGGTATCAGCCTACGCCATCGACCCGGCAACCGCGAAACTAACTGCATTGAACGCGCAACCTTCATTAGGTAAAGGTCCTTGCCACGTCAGTGTAGACCCAAAAGGACGTTTTTTATATGTTTCCAACTACGGCAGCGGGCAGCTGGGTGTGTATCTGCTGAATGCTGACGGTACCATCGGCGCGGCCGCAGACTCCATCCAGGACAAAGGAAATCCTTCACAAAAACCTCATATGCACTCTGTTATCCCGTCAGCAGATGGTAAATTCATTTACGCGTCTGACCTGGGTATTGACAAGATCATGGTGTACTCGGTAGACCAAAAAACGGGCAAGCTGACACCTGGTGCAGTACCTTATGCAGAAGTGAAAGCAGGCGATGGCCCGCGCCATTTTGCGATCCATCCTAATGGTAACTTCGGCTACTCCGCTTGCGAACTTGCTTCCGTTGTCAATTCATTTTCAATCGTGAAAGGCTCCGGCGCATTGGTCCCGTTGGAGCGCGTGACCATGCTTCCGGGTGATTTTACAGGAAAAAGCTATGCGGCAGACATTCATTTTTCGCCGGACGGCAAATTCCTTTACGCCTCCAACCGCGGTCACGAAAGCCTTGCTATTTACGGAGTTAATGCCAAAACGGGTAAGCTGACGGTGGCAGGACATGCCGAAACGCACGGCAAGCATCCACGTAATTTTTTAGTAGATCAAAAAGGAGAATTTGTGATCGCTACGAACCGTGACAACGACAATGTCGTGTTTTTTAAGAGAAATAGTTCGACAGGACAATTGACTTATACCGGGAAAGAAATCAGCATACCTACACCGGTTTGCGTAAAACAGCTTTTCCTGAACTAA
- a CDS encoding acetyl-CoA C-acyltransferase has product MKDEVFILSAARTPIGSFGGTLSTVHAARLGATAIQGALDKSGIDKELVQEVLMGNVVSANVGQAPARQAAIYAGLPASVICTTVNKVCASGMRAVVFGAQAIQLGDAEVVVAGGMESMSQIPYYLPKARNGYGYGNGEIIDGLLKDGLTDVYDQIGMGVCGDRTASKYSISREEQDEFAILSYQRSAASTTNGFFANELVPVEVPSPKGGDSTWVAEDEEYKKVKFEKIPSLKPAFSKDGTVTAANASTINDGGAALVLASSAFVNNASLKPIARIVAYADAEQEPAWFTTTPILATEKVLQKAGLTIADIDYFEVNEAFAVVVLAYIKAFNLDVEKVNAFGGAVSLGHPLGASGARIITTLLSVLEKNKGKYGLAAICNGGGGASAVIIERL; this is encoded by the coding sequence ATGAAAGACGAAGTTTTTATATTATCCGCAGCCCGAACGCCGATCGGAAGTTTCGGTGGCACTCTTTCCACGGTACATGCTGCCCGGCTGGGAGCTACTGCTATTCAGGGAGCTTTGGATAAAAGCGGCATCGACAAGGAACTCGTACAGGAGGTTTTGATGGGCAATGTCGTTTCTGCGAATGTGGGCCAGGCACCTGCGCGTCAGGCCGCTATTTATGCTGGTTTGCCTGCTTCTGTGATTTGTACGACGGTTAATAAGGTTTGCGCCTCGGGCATGAGAGCCGTTGTTTTTGGTGCGCAGGCCATTCAATTGGGCGATGCCGAAGTGGTAGTTGCAGGCGGAATGGAGAGTATGTCACAGATTCCCTACTATCTGCCCAAAGCCAGAAATGGGTACGGTTACGGCAATGGTGAGATCATCGATGGACTGCTGAAAGACGGGCTAACCGACGTTTACGACCAGATTGGAATGGGCGTTTGCGGTGACCGGACAGCGTCGAAATATTCCATTTCCAGAGAAGAGCAGGATGAGTTTGCGATCCTGTCGTACCAACGAAGTGCAGCCTCTACTACCAATGGATTTTTTGCAAATGAACTGGTTCCTGTTGAAGTCCCGTCGCCGAAAGGTGGGGATTCAACCTGGGTAGCCGAAGATGAGGAGTATAAAAAGGTCAAATTCGAGAAGATACCTTCCTTAAAACCCGCATTTTCAAAAGACGGTACTGTCACGGCGGCCAATGCTTCGACCATTAATGACGGCGGTGCGGCGCTGGTACTGGCAAGTTCAGCGTTTGTGAATAATGCTTCGCTCAAACCCATCGCGAGAATCGTAGCTTATGCCGATGCAGAACAGGAACCTGCCTGGTTTACGACTACCCCCATTCTCGCTACTGAAAAGGTGCTTCAAAAAGCAGGGTTGACGATTGCAGATATTGATTATTTCGAAGTGAATGAGGCGTTTGCAGTGGTGGTACTGGCTTATATCAAAGCTTTTAACCTTGATGTTGAGAAAGTAAATGCGTTCGGCGGTGCGGTTTCACTCGGTCATCCGCTGGGAGCATCCGGCGCGCGCATCATCACGACATTATTGTCGGTACTTGAAAAAAATAAGGGGAAATATGGCCTGGCCGCGATTTGTAATGGAGGCGGCGGCGCTTCGGCGGTTATTATTGAAAGACTTTAA
- a CDS encoding FecR family protein: MSDHTPWPLIAKYLAGECSPEEKLAMEWWLENYDNHQLFKQIQSAWQNEQEPAPEPEFNAESGLARLNSLISEADSSADEPVEKRFNYFKISSWMAAASVAVLIGLGYFFVNKNNEKKTLTRLDYSEKVSGKDEIVKLVLPDGSEVWLNKNSKIAYPKAFEADQREVYLEGEAFFEVVPNPSKPFIVHSDKVSTRVLGTSFNVKAYKGDELASVSVATGKVEVSKEIERGTSIRITQLTPQQELVINTEKDETYIDIVSTFDIGGWRRDPLVFRNNTYTEVIASLEKQYNVTIDLKNKNLSQCRVMASFNEGANLKSVLELLSISNSFRYTIDGSQVTILGGVCR, encoded by the coding sequence ATGTCCGATCACACACCATGGCCCCTGATCGCCAAATATTTAGCAGGCGAATGTAGTCCGGAAGAAAAACTGGCTATGGAATGGTGGCTTGAAAATTACGATAACCACCAGCTGTTCAAGCAGATACAGTCAGCCTGGCAGAATGAACAAGAACCGGCACCCGAACCCGAATTCAATGCAGAAAGCGGGCTGGCCCGACTTAATTCACTGATTTCAGAGGCTGACAGCAGCGCCGACGAACCTGTTGAAAAACGATTTAACTATTTCAAAATCAGCTCCTGGATGGCCGCAGCCAGCGTGGCTGTACTGATAGGGCTGGGTTATTTCTTTGTCAATAAAAACAATGAAAAGAAAACGCTTACCCGGCTTGACTACAGTGAAAAAGTGAGTGGAAAAGACGAAATCGTAAAGCTCGTGTTACCCGACGGGTCGGAAGTATGGTTGAACAAAAACAGTAAGATCGCTTATCCAAAAGCATTTGAAGCAGACCAAAGAGAGGTTTATCTGGAAGGAGAGGCATTTTTTGAAGTAGTACCCAATCCTTCCAAGCCATTTATAGTGCACAGCGATAAAGTTTCGACACGAGTACTGGGGACTTCATTCAATGTGAAAGCGTACAAAGGCGATGAGCTGGCATCGGTGTCGGTAGCGACGGGAAAAGTAGAGGTAAGCAAGGAGATCGAAAGGGGAACGTCCATCCGGATCACCCAGCTGACACCTCAACAGGAACTGGTAATCAACACCGAAAAAGACGAAACGTATATCGATATCGTTAGCACGTTCGACATTGGTGGCTGGCGGAGAGATCCGCTGGTTTTCAGAAACAATACGTATACCGAAGTGATCGCCAGTTTGGAAAAGCAATATAATGTCACGATTGACCTGAAAAACAAGAATCTCAGTCAATGCAGGGTAATGGCCAGCTTTAATGAGGGTGCAAACCTGAAAAGCGTTTTAGAATTGTTAAGCATCTCCAATTCATTCCGTTACACGATCGACGGAAGCCAGGTCACGATCCTGGGCGGTGTGTGCAGATAA
- a CDS encoding DUF6814 family protein produces MNSLKKILGVVWMILGPVIILFLFLQAADKIAHSAEGIARTNTTLQWSIIILIFIPICAGLVTFGYYAMKGEYEHLPESSSEL; encoded by the coding sequence ATGAATAGTTTAAAGAAAATATTAGGTGTGGTCTGGATGATTTTGGGACCTGTCATCATCTTGTTTTTATTCCTGCAAGCCGCCGACAAAATCGCCCATTCGGCTGAGGGCATCGCCCGGACTAATACCACGCTTCAATGGTCGATCATCATCCTGATTTTCATTCCGATCTGTGCCGGTCTGGTAACATTCGGTTACTATGCGATGAAAGGGGAATATGAACATCTGCCTGAAAGTTCCTCGGAATTGTAA
- a CDS encoding MFS transporter gives MRSTDKNVTQSITQVIAASSLGTLIEWYDFYIFGSLAVVIGQQLFPSDAGASALINTLAIFAAGFIVRPFGALVFGRLGDLIGRKYTFLLTLVLMGGSTFLIGLIPSYSSIGYAAPILVLILRLVQGLALGGEYGGAATYVAEHAPVGKRGFFTSWIQTTATLGLFLSLGVIVLTKNLLGADKFADWGWRIPFLVSILLVGVSIYIRMKMHESPVFTKLKAEGKVSANPLKESFQKKANFKMVLLALFGATMGQGVVWYTGQFYAQSFLENTCKLDFNESRYILLWAILFATPFFVIFGSWSDKVGRKWIMLTGMLLGVICYRPIYQYFIDATNVKEFQKTQLKTASQPEVERGLVKGKLDSLITTTVSKTLENGMTFKESHVVIIPEDVLAPMPEPQVVIKDVTLSGSGYIMIIFLVFFQVVLVTMVYGPIAAFLVELFPTQIRYTSMSLPYHIGNGVFGGLVPFIATLVASFPGSTPLSGLWYPIGIAALSFIIGAVYIDNRLDNNVMD, from the coding sequence ATGCGTTCCACCGACAAAAATGTTACCCAAAGCATTACGCAGGTAATCGCCGCTTCATCCTTAGGTACTCTCATTGAATGGTATGATTTCTACATTTTTGGCAGCCTTGCCGTCGTCATTGGCCAACAGCTTTTCCCGAGCGATGCCGGTGCATCAGCGTTAATTAACACATTGGCGATTTTTGCGGCCGGCTTTATCGTGCGTCCATTCGGGGCATTGGTGTTTGGCCGTCTCGGTGACCTGATCGGCCGGAAATATACATTTTTGCTTACCCTTGTGCTGATGGGCGGCTCCACTTTTCTGATCGGGCTGATACCTTCATATTCCAGCATTGGCTATGCGGCACCGATCCTCGTTTTGATCCTGCGTCTCGTACAGGGGCTCGCGCTTGGAGGCGAGTACGGGGGGGCAGCAACCTACGTTGCAGAACACGCGCCGGTAGGTAAACGCGGGTTTTTCACAAGCTGGATCCAGACTACCGCTACGCTTGGGCTCTTTCTTTCACTGGGAGTTATCGTGTTGACTAAAAACCTGTTGGGCGCGGATAAATTTGCCGACTGGGGCTGGCGTATTCCTTTCCTGGTCTCGATTTTACTGGTAGGGGTGTCCATTTACATTCGTATGAAAATGCACGAGTCCCCGGTTTTTACCAAACTGAAAGCCGAAGGTAAAGTGTCAGCGAATCCATTGAAGGAGAGTTTTCAGAAGAAAGCCAATTTCAAAATGGTACTGCTCGCATTGTTCGGAGCGACGATGGGGCAGGGTGTTGTGTGGTACACTGGCCAATTTTATGCGCAGTCTTTTTTAGAAAATACCTGTAAGCTTGACTTCAACGAATCACGTTATATTCTCCTTTGGGCGATCTTATTTGCGACACCATTCTTCGTGATTTTCGGATCTTGGAGTGATAAAGTGGGCCGGAAATGGATCATGCTGACCGGAATGCTGCTCGGTGTGATCTGCTACCGACCTATTTATCAGTACTTTATTGATGCCACCAATGTAAAGGAGTTTCAGAAAACACAACTGAAAACGGCCTCACAACCTGAGGTAGAACGAGGACTGGTGAAAGGAAAGCTGGATTCGCTGATCACGACCACTGTTTCCAAAACGTTGGAAAACGGAATGACATTCAAAGAATCTCATGTGGTAATCATCCCCGAAGATGTACTGGCGCCGATGCCGGAGCCGCAAGTAGTGATCAAGGATGTGACGCTTTCGGGAAGTGGCTATATCATGATCATTTTTCTCGTGTTTTTCCAGGTAGTGCTCGTTACTATGGTGTACGGGCCGATCGCGGCGTTTTTGGTGGAGCTTTTCCCGACCCAGATCCGGTACACTTCCATGTCGCTGCCTTATCACATTGGCAATGGTGTGTTTGGCGGGCTGGTACCGTTTATCGCAACTTTGGTCGCTTCGTTTCCGGGCTCCACACCACTTTCGGGTCTTTGGTATCCGATCGGAATTGCAGCGCTTTCCTTCATTATCGGTGCTGTTTACATTGATAACAGGTTGGATAACAATGTAATGGACTAA
- a CDS encoding RNA polymerase sigma factor, translated as MINGQDDLLLISLIKQGNNRALDSLFRKYYYSLCRFATYLSNRTDLAEEIVADVFFRIWEKRETITVEKNVRSYLFTATRHTCINYMKQEKHIMEELSEDLVEETPGPDDELMYHELESRITDLINFLPQKRKAIFQLNRFEGFTYNEIAEILSLSSKTIENQMGKAIKQLKLLQKTYQI; from the coding sequence ATGATTAACGGCCAGGATGACCTACTTCTCATTTCGCTGATCAAACAGGGAAACAACCGCGCGCTGGACAGTCTTTTCCGAAAATACTATTATTCATTGTGTCGTTTTGCTACTTACCTGAGCAATCGTACAGATCTCGCCGAGGAAATCGTAGCCGATGTATTTTTCAGGATTTGGGAAAAAAGAGAAACCATTACCGTTGAAAAAAACGTTCGTTCCTACCTGTTTACGGCCACCCGGCACACCTGTATCAACTACATGAAGCAGGAAAAGCACATCATGGAGGAATTGAGTGAAGATCTGGTGGAAGAAACCCCCGGCCCGGACGATGAGCTGATGTACCACGAACTTGAATCCCGCATTACCGATCTGATCAATTTCCTGCCCCAAAAAAGAAAAGCCATTTTTCAACTGAACCGCTTCGAAGGTTTCACCTACAACGAAATTGCAGAAATCCTTTCCCTTTCGTCCAAAACGATAGAAAATCAAATGGGTAAGGCCATCAAGCAACTGAAACTTCTGCAAAAAACTTATCAGATCTAA
- a CDS encoding carbohydrate-binding family 9-like protein, with protein MLQKIALLFLVMAGIMNSCYAFTGNPDSSLVIKKTTDFQVNGEGTAPNWSATQWFDITVQKGPNQPAPGKAFPTKVKIMYSDKGVYFLFDCTDQRLTSTIMEDFGALFKEDVVEVFLWPDTTVPIYLEYEVSPLNYELPILVPNMNGKAQGWKPWHYDDRNRVQHATSAQGGQKKSMAAVEGWKAEFFIPYVLMNPIVPSIPKSGTKWRGNFYRIDYDSETAYYSWQKTGGSFHEFKKFGTLIFE; from the coding sequence ATGTTACAAAAAATTGCGCTCCTGTTCCTGGTGATGGCCGGAATCATGAACAGCTGCTATGCGTTTACCGGGAATCCGGACTCTTCCCTGGTCATCAAGAAAACGACAGACTTCCAGGTAAACGGGGAAGGTACTGCGCCTAACTGGTCGGCTACACAATGGTTTGATATTACCGTTCAGAAAGGCCCGAACCAGCCAGCGCCCGGCAAAGCATTCCCTACTAAGGTCAAGATCATGTATTCCGACAAAGGCGTCTACTTTCTTTTCGACTGTACCGATCAGCGGCTCACGTCCACCATTATGGAAGATTTCGGCGCATTGTTCAAAGAAGATGTGGTGGAAGTATTCCTCTGGCCGGACACTACCGTCCCCATTTACCTGGAATACGAAGTCTCACCACTCAATTACGAGCTACCGATACTGGTGCCCAACATGAATGGCAAGGCACAAGGCTGGAAACCATGGCATTATGACGACCGAAACAGGGTTCAGCACGCCACCAGTGCACAAGGTGGGCAGAAAAAAAGCATGGCGGCAGTGGAAGGCTGGAAAGCTGAATTTTTTATTCCCTACGTGTTAATGAACCCGATCGTGCCGTCCATTCCCAAATCGGGCACAAAATGGCGCGGCAACTTTTACCGCATCGACTACGATTCTGAAACCGCTTACTATTCCTGGCAAAAAACCGGCGGCAGTTTCCACGAATTCAAAAAGTTCGGCACATTAATTTTTGAATAA